Proteins from a genomic interval of Hoplias malabaricus isolate fHopMal1 chromosome 13, fHopMal1.hap1, whole genome shotgun sequence:
- the LOC136664844 gene encoding beta-galactoside-binding lectin-like, with protein sequence MSGVVVQNMSFKVGQTLVITGVASGDSTNFAINIGSSAEDLALHFNPRFDAHGDQRTVVCNSFQGGNWCEEQRDGNFPFEQGEEFKIKITFTSGEFVITLSDGSEIHFPNRQGAEKYKYINFDGEGRLHGIEIK encoded by the exons atgagt GGAGTGGTCGTGCAGAACATGTCCTTCAAGGTCGGACAGACCCTGGTCATCACGGGAGTCGCCAGCGGTGATTCCACCAA TTTTGCGATTAATATAGGGAGCAGTGCAGAGGACCTGGCGCTCCACTTTAATCCCCGCTTCGACGCCCACGGAGACCAGAGGACGGTGGTGTGTAACTCTTTCCAGGGCGGCAACTGGTGCGAGGAGCAGAGAGATGGGAACTTCCCCTTTGAACAGGGGGAGGAGTTTAAG ATAAAGATCACATTCACCAGTGGGGAGTTTGTCATCACTCTTTCAGATGGAAGCGAGATCCATTTCCCTAATCGCCAAGGGGCTGAGAAGTACAAATACATAAATTTCGATGGAGAGGGCAGGCTCCATGGCATTGAGATCAAGTAG
- the eef2kmt gene encoding protein-lysine N-methyltransferase EEF2KMT isoform X1 gives MNNSSFKELSLSFQRNFFAMRRLNAFQWESLEAELKSSESPSEVILDVLRKTCLHPMCRRSPPSVKYRRQFLSELIKNHERTAVEPLDELYDALAEVIGAEEEPVCFKTYLLPSGESVSLEENVAVISEGTTGLVTWEAALYLSEWALERPHVFTDRAVLELGSGAGLTGVVVCQVCKPRRYIFSDCHQTVLQRLRNNIQHNGLFEHSPHTTVCVEELDWDNVDEEELQRIGADTVIAADVVYDPEMLGALVRLLAKLLAFKTEERPPEVYVASTVRNPDTYDCFRNELEKAGLKHHVVSCPVPHVLPYTRVSTVEIIKIHR, from the exons ATGAATAACAGTTCGTTTAAAGAGCTGTCCCTCAGTTTCCAGAGGAATTTCTTCGCCATGCGTCGTTTAAACGCGTTCCAGTGGGAG AGCCTTGAAGCTGAGCTGAAGTCCTCAGAGTCTCCGTCGGAGGTCATTTTGGATGTTTTAAGAAAG ACGTGTCTTCATCCCATGTGTCGGCGAAGCCCCCCGTCAGTGAAGTATAGGAGACAGTTTCTCTCAGAGCTGATTAAAAAT CACGAGCGGACGGCTGTGGAGCCTCTGGACGAACTCTACGACGCTCTGGCAGAGGTCATTGGAGCTGAGGAGGAGCCCGTGTGCTTTAAAACCTATTTACTG CCCTCAGGAGAGTCCGTGAGCCTGGAGGAGAACGTGGCGGTCATTTCGGAGGGAACCACAGGACTGGTCACCTGGGAGGCGGCTCTGTATCTGTCCGAATGGGCGCTGGAAAGGCCTCACGTCTTCACTGACAG GGCGGTGCTGGAGCTGGGCAGTGGAGCAGGACTCACGGGGGTTGTGGTGTGCCAGGTTTGTAAACCCAGAAGATACATCTTTAGTGACTGCCATCAAACTGTCCTCCAGCGACTGAGAAACAACATTCAGCACAACGGTCTGTTTGAACACAGCCCACATACAACGGTGTGCGTGGAGGAACTGGACTGGGACAATGTCGACGAGGAAGAGCTGCAGAGGATCGGAGCTGACACCGTTATAGCAGCAG ATGTAGTTTACGACCCTGAGATGTTGGGCGCTCTGGTGAGACTCCTGGCAAAGCTTCTAGCGTTTAAGACGGAGGAAAGACCTCCCGAAGTCTACGTCGCCTCCACCGTTCGCAACCCAGACACATACGACTGCTTCAGGAATGAACTGG AAAAGGCTGGATTGAAACATCATGTCGTCTCCTGTCCCGTCCCCCACGTCCTCCCGTACACCAGAG
- the eef2kmt gene encoding protein-lysine N-methyltransferase EEF2KMT isoform X2 codes for MNNSSFKELSLSFQRNFFAMRRLNAFQWESLEAELKSSESPSEVILDVLRKHERTAVEPLDELYDALAEVIGAEEEPVCFKTYLLPSGESVSLEENVAVISEGTTGLVTWEAALYLSEWALERPHVFTDRAVLELGSGAGLTGVVVCQVCKPRRYIFSDCHQTVLQRLRNNIQHNGLFEHSPHTTVCVEELDWDNVDEEELQRIGADTVIAADVVYDPEMLGALVRLLAKLLAFKTEERPPEVYVASTVRNPDTYDCFRNELEKAGLKHHVVSCPVPHVLPYTRVSTVEIIKIHR; via the exons ATGAATAACAGTTCGTTTAAAGAGCTGTCCCTCAGTTTCCAGAGGAATTTCTTCGCCATGCGTCGTTTAAACGCGTTCCAGTGGGAG AGCCTTGAAGCTGAGCTGAAGTCCTCAGAGTCTCCGTCGGAGGTCATTTTGGATGTTTTAAGAAAG CACGAGCGGACGGCTGTGGAGCCTCTGGACGAACTCTACGACGCTCTGGCAGAGGTCATTGGAGCTGAGGAGGAGCCCGTGTGCTTTAAAACCTATTTACTG CCCTCAGGAGAGTCCGTGAGCCTGGAGGAGAACGTGGCGGTCATTTCGGAGGGAACCACAGGACTGGTCACCTGGGAGGCGGCTCTGTATCTGTCCGAATGGGCGCTGGAAAGGCCTCACGTCTTCACTGACAG GGCGGTGCTGGAGCTGGGCAGTGGAGCAGGACTCACGGGGGTTGTGGTGTGCCAGGTTTGTAAACCCAGAAGATACATCTTTAGTGACTGCCATCAAACTGTCCTCCAGCGACTGAGAAACAACATTCAGCACAACGGTCTGTTTGAACACAGCCCACATACAACGGTGTGCGTGGAGGAACTGGACTGGGACAATGTCGACGAGGAAGAGCTGCAGAGGATCGGAGCTGACACCGTTATAGCAGCAG ATGTAGTTTACGACCCTGAGATGTTGGGCGCTCTGGTGAGACTCCTGGCAAAGCTTCTAGCGTTTAAGACGGAGGAAAGACCTCCCGAAGTCTACGTCGCCTCCACCGTTCGCAACCCAGACACATACGACTGCTTCAGGAATGAACTGG AAAAGGCTGGATTGAAACATCATGTCGTCTCCTGTCCCGTCCCCCACGTCCTCCCGTACACCAGAG